A DNA window from Arachis duranensis cultivar V14167 chromosome 3, aradu.V14167.gnm2.J7QH, whole genome shotgun sequence contains the following coding sequences:
- the LOC107478675 gene encoding OVARIAN TUMOR DOMAIN-containing deubiquitinating enzyme 4-like yields the protein MPQSEKSFSNKLPIIWIPGDGRCLFRSVVYGACLRRREPSPSLNRQKELADDLRAKVVDEFIKRRADTEWFLEDDFDTYTGQMRKPHVWGGEPELLMSSHVLQMPITVVMEDKKSKNLKVIAEYGQEYGKDNPIRVIYHGYGHYDAFNNSSNTTYSQK from the exons ATGCCGCAATCAGAAAAGTCGTTCAGTAACAAACTTCCAATAATCT GGATTCCAGGGGATGGCAGATGTTTGTTTAGGTCTGTAGTGTATGGTGCATGCCTTAGAAGAAGGGAGCCATCTCCAAGTCTCAATAGGCAAAAAGAACTTGCAGATGACCTTAGAGCCAAA gTCGTAGATGAATTCATCAAGAGGAGGGCAGATACTGAATG GTTTCTTGAGGATGACTTTGACACCTACACAGGACAAATGCGAAAGCCTCACGTTTGGGGAGGAGAACCTGAACTTCTTATGTCCTCGCATGTTTTACA GATGCCTATAACAGTGGTGATGGAGGATAAGAAATCCAAGAATCTTAAAGTAATAGCTGAATATGGTCAAGAGTATGGTAAGGATAACCCAATTCGTGTTATCTATCACGGTTATGGCCATTATGATGCCTTCAACAATTCCAGTAACACTACATATTCGCAGAAATGA